The following are encoded together in the Perca flavescens isolate YP-PL-M2 chromosome 22, PFLA_1.0, whole genome shotgun sequence genome:
- the LOC114549578 gene encoding putative ferric-chelate reductase 1 — translation MDRVVLLLLLCVAPLVRGYPTGLVTDSCVNMLPNHSGHSPQTKPAPFTVMMDRSSYKLGDQVKDNSKSLCISATVTLQAPAPLTFRGFLLEAREVGGLSPVGSFSLISTDAQLLTCSQKSNSAVAHNSGNIKTSIQVKWTPDASGNANNIQFHATFVQDFNTFWVVTSPALTFANGVAGGPTTLTTSTTTIQQFTPPSLVQQTSISSANCSISKVCFSQPSNCDPANGDCYFMSALMVSGEAIRYEMKGPSNGYIAFGLSDDQKMGNDDIYICGIDGNGIVGVQHAISTGRTYPTILPLGNVSNITASVQNGVISCSFTSMNIISLTRTAGFSNAYYLLFVHGPSSNGKIQIHTETFISTKTINISDPGVVQDEGVPSIVKAHGALMLIAWMTLGSLGMMVARYLKKTAKGKKVIGKDVWFVVHVGVMILTVAATIIAFILIFSYEQQWSGGVHPVLGCLVMILSFLQPIMALLRCAPQHPRRFLFNWSHALNALVIKVLAVAAIFTGLQYLDSTTDQWLVKVMGGMVGWEALFFILLDVQSRCMVNRTDTLDLTAMTNEGLLVALFFLGNFAFLVALLVGIGSS, via the exons ATGGACCgtgttgtgttgctgctgctgctgtgtgttgctCCACTGGTTCGAGGCTACCCTACAGGTCTAGTTACGGACAGTTGTGTTAACATGCTACCCAATCACTCTGGGCATAGCCCGCAGACGAAACCAGCACCCTTCACTGTTATGATGGACCGCAGCAGCTACAAACTCGGAGATCAGGTGAAAG acaactctaaaagcctttgcatctctgccaccg TTACGCTCCAGGCTCCAGCCCCCTTAACATTCCGTGGTTTCCTGTTAGAGGCTAGAGAAGTGGGGGGTCTGTCTCCTGTGGGCTCCTTCTCCCTGATATCAACGGATGCTCAGCTCCTAACCTGCAGCCAGAAATCT aactcAGCTGTAGCCCACAATTCAGGGAATATTAAGACCTCCATTCAGGTGAAATGGACACCAGACGCATCAGGAAACGCAAATAACATTCAATTCCA CGCAACCTTCGTGCAGGATTTCAACACATTCTGGGTTGTTACAAGTCCAGCCTTGACCTTCGCTAATGGTGTTGCTGGTGGACCTACAACTCTCACCACTTCAACAACCACAATACAGCAATTTACACCACCT TCTTTAGTCCAGCAGACGAGTATCTCCAGTGCAAATTGCAGCATCAGCAAGGTGTGTTTCAGTCAGCCTTCAAACTGTGACCCAGCCAATGGTGACTGTTATTTCATGTCAGCCCTGATGGTGTCAGGTGAAGCCATCCGCTATGAGATGAAAGGTCCTTCTAATGGATACATCGCTTTTGGATTGTCAGATGATCAGAAAATG GGAAACGATGACATTTATATTTGTGGCATCGACGGTAACGGAATTGTGGGGGTGCAGCATGCCATTTCAACAGGACGAACATATCCAACTATTCTTCCTCTG GGGAATGTTTCTAATATAACAGCGTCAGTGCAGAACGGGGTGATCAGCTGTTCCTTCACCTCCATGAACATTATTTCTCTTACGAGGACCGCTGGCTTCAGCAATGCCTACTATCTCCTGTTTGTCCATGGACCCAGCAGCAATG GAAAAATCCAGATCCATACAGAAACCTTCATCAGCACCAAAACGATAAACATTTCCGACCCTGGAGTTGTCCAAGATGAAGGTGTACCTAGTATCGTCAAAGCCCATG GAGCACTGATGCTGATAGCCTGGATGACCCTCGGATCACTGGGAATGATGGTAGCTCGATATCTGAAAAAAACGGCCAAAGGAAAGAAAGTGATAGGCAAAGATGTCTGGTTTGTG GTCCATGTTGGCGTGATGATTCTGACGGTGGCAGCCACAATCATCGCCTTCATCCTCATCTTCTCATATGAACAACAATGGTCTGGG GGAGTCCATCCCGTGTTAGGCTGCCTGGTCATGATCCTTTCGTTCCTCCAGCCCATTATGGCTCTGCTGCGCTGTGCACCACAACATCCACG GAGGTTTTTGTTCAACTGGTCCCATGCTTTAAATGCCCTGGTTATAAAAGTGTTAGCCG TGGCAGCCATATTCACAGGCCTGCAGTACCTTGACAGCACCACAGACCAATGGCTGGTGAAAGTGATGGGTGGTATGGTCGGCTGGGAGGCTCTGTTCTTCATTCTGTTGGATGTCCAATCAAGATGCATGGTTAACAGGACAG ATACTTTGGATTTAACAGCG ATGACAAATGAGGGCCTGCTGGTGGCTCTGTTCTTCCTGGGAAACTTTGCCTTTCTGGTGGCTCTGCTGGTTGGAATCGGGAGttcataa